TGGACTCTCCGGAAATGGTGTAACGGATAGCGTTATGAATAAGGCGGTCGAGGATCGCATCAGCCAGAGTCGGGTTGGGGAAAAGGCCATGCCAAGCGGAAGGAGGAAGCTGTCCGCAGATGAGTGTTGACGAGTTTTCATAACGCAGTTCGAGCAGCTCAAGTAACTCCTGGGTTTCTTCCAGAGCGAATGGGCGTAAGCCCCAGTCGTCAAGAATTAAGAGCGGAACAGAAGCGATGGTTTTCCTGAAAGCGCTGTACCTGTTTTCAATTCTGACGTCAGAAATAATGAGGAACAGATCCGGCAGGCGGAAATACCTGACCGCTATTCCCTGGCCGCATGCATGCCGGCCCAAGGCGCTGGCAATATGTGTTTTACCAACGCCGGTAGGGCCGGAGAGGATGAGGTTTTGCTTTTTACGAATGAATGCACCTTCAGCGAGACGAAGGATATCGGTCTTTGCCATCCCGTGCTTGCCGTTCCATTCGATATTCTCAATTGAAGCGGGGAAGCGGAAACCAGCCTTGGATATAAGCCGCCCTATACGGCGGTTCTTTTTCTCAAGCCATTCCGCTTCAACCAGCATAGCGAAGCGGTCATCAAAGGAAACAGCTTCAAGTTCCTCTTCTTGCTGCCGTACCAATGCTGCGGCCATTCCTGAAAGATGTAATTCATGA
This Treponema primitia ZAS-1 DNA region includes the following protein-coding sequences:
- the istB gene encoding IS21-like element helper ATPase IstB codes for the protein MLDKVTLNKLHELHLSGMAAALVRQQEEELEAVSFDDRFAMLVEAEWLEKKNRRIGRLISKAGFRFPASIENIEWNGKHGMAKTDILRLAEGAFIRKKQNLILSGPTGVGKTHIASALGRHACGQGIAVRYFRLPDLFLIISDVRIENRYSAFRKTIASVPLLILDDWGLRPFALEETQELLELLELRYENSSTLICGQLPPSAWHGLFPNPTLADAILDRLIHNAIRYTISGESMRKIIAERTGNL